The Vespa velutina chromosome 25, iVesVel2.1, whole genome shotgun sequence genome has a segment encoding these proteins:
- the LOC124957326 gene encoding ornithine decarboxylase 1-like — protein MSSINVKEVQQYEDEIEEYDIIKKIISSRDQEEAFYILDLGVIIKKHQDWIKNMPRVVPFYAIKCNTHPMVIKILAAMNANFDCASKQEVQQVMELNISPDRIIFANPTKYPSHIKFAKSVGVEKMTVDGKFELYKIKKLFPEAKIVIRFRCDGNSAVARCIKLGNKFGCEPGDEAKELIQLTKDLGLILYGFSFHVGTPCVEFNAYVRGIEICKKLIAYAKSIECNDIKLIDIGGGFPGEREFQIDEISHMINDAIKDIDPTIEIISEPGRYYVTSAFTLASVVHSKKTVSVGNNLKQMYYVSCGVYSGFMEELLKLNSRHPIPLFNPVSDKEYYSTVWGPTCDSYDCIVKDVLLPEFQIGDWLVWNNMGAYAASRSCQFNGFSPLIVHPFIRKSQWEDFCIIMNRFIND, from the exons ATGTCTTCTATTAATGTCAAAGAAGTTCAACAGTATGAGGACGAGATCGAAGAATatgacattataaaaaaaatcattagcTCTCGTGATCAAGAGGaagcattttatatattagatcttggtgttataattaaaaagcatCAAGATTGGATCAAAAACATGCCAAGAGTTGTGCCATTCTATG CTATAAAGTGTAATACCCATCCAATGGTGATTAAGATTCTTGCAGCTATGAACGCCAATTTTGATTGCGCATCAAAG CAAGAAGTTCAACAAGTTATGGAGTTGAATATATCACCAGATAGAATAATCTTTGCAAATCCTACGAAGTATCCGTCTCATATAAAATTTGCTAAAAGCGTAGGTGTCGAAAAAATGACAGTGGATGGCAAATTCgaactttataaaattaaaaaattgtttcccGAAGCAAA AATAGTTATTCGCTTTCGTTGCGACGGCAATTCTGCTGTCGCTAGATGCATCAAACTTGGAAATAAATTTGGATGTGAACCAGGCGATGAAGCAAAAGAATTAATACAACTTACAAAGGATTTaggtttaattttatatggatTTAGTTTTCACGTTGGTACTCCATGTGTCGAATTTAATGCGTACGTACGTGGAATTGAAATATGTAAGAAATTGATTGCTTATGCTAAATCGATTGAATGTAatgatatcaaattaattgacATTGGTGGAGGATTCCCTGGGGAAAGAGAATTTCAAATCGATGAG ATTTCACATATGATTAATGATGCAATCAAAGACATAGATCCTACCATAGAAATCATAAGTGAACCCGGTAGATACTACGTAACATCAGCATTTACTTTGGCTAGTGTCGTTCATTCTAAGAAAACTGTATCTGTGggaaataatttgaaacaGATGTATTATGTTAGCTGCGGAGTTTATAGTGGGTTTATGGAAGAATTGTTAAAATTGAATTCACGTCATCCAATACCACTGTTCAAT CCTGTATctgataaagaatattattctaCTGTATGGGGACCGACTTGTGATTCCTATGATTGTATCGTCAAAGATGTATTATTGCCAGAATTTCAAATAGGAGATTGGCTTGTATGGAACAATATGGGTGCATATGCAGCTTCTAGATCTTGTCAATTTAATGGGTTTTCGCCGCTGATAGTTCATCCATTTATCAGAAAAAGTCAAtg ggaAGATTTTTGTATCATTATGAATCGTTTCATAAacgattga